The Planctomycetaceae bacterium genome contains the following window.
GACTCCCGGTTTGATGGCCGCGATCGCCGCCTGCTGAGCGGCCAGCACCGTTTCGTACACCGTGCGCATTTGCTTCGTCGGTTTGCCGGTGATGAACGCGCGAGTCAGATCGCTGCGGTAGCCTGTCCGCGTTTCGGCTCCCCAGTCGATCAGCAGCATCGGCGATTCGCCGACGCGCAGGTCGCCCGCGTGAGCATGAGGCAGGGCTCCCGTCGGCCCGACGCCCACAATGGGTTCGAACGCCGGGCCGTTGGCTCCGAAGTCTCGCATCGCGGCTTCCAGCAGATAACGAATCTCCCGCTCCGTTTGATCCGGCCGCAGACTGCTGCAGACAACGCTGATTCCTCGTTCCGCCATCGCAATCGCGTCACGAATCTGCTGCAGTTCCCAGCGATCCTTGACCGAGCGAAGCCGCTCCGTCAGGTCACTGGTCGAAACAAGTTCGACGTTTGGCAGCTTTTCGGCCAGAACCGCGTGCTGTGCGACGGTCAGATGATCCGCTTCGATCCCCAAGCGCTTCACCTTTGTCTTCTGAAGCAGTTGAGAAACGAATTCCATCATCGAAGTCGTGGCGTCGCGAATGACGGCCTCCACGCCGGGGCATTCGGTGGCCAGTTGAGTCTGATATCGCGTATCGCTGATAAGCACTGTTGTCGCCGAGCTGACAAACAGCCACGTCGAATCGCCGCTGAATCCCGTCAGATACCGAACATTCGCCACACCGCTGACCAGCAGCCCGTCAATTCCGGGAACTTTTAGGCTTCGAACCAGCCGGCTCCGGCGAGAAGCATAGTTGGGACCTGTCATCGACTGGATATCTCCGCTGACTGCTGAAGTGTCGCGAGGGAGTGCCTCGGAAGGGAGGCCAAAGAAAGAATCTACAAAGATAGGTGGCTGCGCAGGGGACCATAGGCTGACGCTTCCTTTGATTCCAGCATTGGTCGGTCGACCGCCACTCGGAAGCCGCCTCGAGGAATTCCAGCCACGTTGCCGCCACGCTGTTTTGGATTCACCCGCAGCAGTTTCTGCCGGTCCTTTGCGACACAGGTTAATCACGGCCAATTCTTCCGCGACGTGCGGTCCATTGCGTCTTGCTGCAACCGAACGTCACCGGTAGGGTCAACCAGGGTACGAGGTTACTCCGGTACAGATCCATTCAAATCGGCATCGACCAGAAGTGCATTTGGCGAACTCCGTAATGTCTTG
Protein-coding sequences here:
- a CDS encoding Xaa-Pro peptidase family protein, whose translation is MTGPNYASRRSRLVRSLKVPGIDGLLVSGVANVRYLTGFSGDSTWLFVSSATTVLISDTRYQTQLATECPGVEAVIRDATTSMMEFVSQLLQKTKVKRLGIEADHLTVAQHAVLAEKLPNVELVSTSDLTERLRSVKDRWELQQIRDAIAMAERGISVVCSSLRPDQTEREIRYLLEAAMRDFGANGPAFEPIVGVGPTGALPHAHAGDLRVGESPMLLIDWGAETRTGYRSDLTRAFITGKPTKQMRTVYETVLAAQQAAIAAIKPGVLCRDVDAVARGMIADAGYGRHFGHGLGHGFGLEIHESVRLSPLSEETLRPGTVVTVEPGIYLRDRFGVRIEDDVLVTKDGCEVLTSVPREFEQAVMDFLA